A genome region from Methanobrevibacter sp. includes the following:
- a CDS encoding PRC-barrel domain-containing protein translates to MVKVSKLRSLDIYTNTGHYVGRVEDIILNIRLGTISKLQVRAIEHERKPAGVINSFLGSIRGEVPEENDMKSFQNDLLTVDFDKVQAIGDIMLINPRDMKKVNHEPQIPNAVTPEPETHSQAETQVQFDSERL, encoded by the coding sequence ATGGTAAAAGTTTCAAAATTACGCAGTTTAGATATTTATACAAACACAGGACATTATGTCGGTCGTGTAGAGGACATTATTCTTAATATTAGGTTGGGAACTATTTCCAAATTACAGGTAAGAGCTATTGAACATGAAAGAAAACCTGCCGGTGTTATCAATTCATTTTTAGGAAGCATTCGTGGAGAAGTGCCTGAAGAAAATGACATGAAATCTTTCCAAAACGATTTATTAACTGTGGACTTTGATAAAGTTCAGGCTATTGGAGATATTATGTTAATCAATCCAAGAGATATGAAAAAAGTAAATCATGAACCACAAATTCCTAATGCTGTAACTCCAGAACCTGAAACTCATTCCCAAGCAGAAACTCAAGTTCAATTTGACTCTGAAAGATTATAA
- a CDS encoding aspartate dehydrogenase — MKVGIIGCGAIANIITNSIVSEENGIEIAYFFDKDVERAENLARFAGGVAIINFNDMLNDVDLILECASPDSVKKYAPIVLEKGIDMVIMSIGAFMDAEFHSNVLKIAKRNCAKIHLPSGAVVGLDGIKAVANFGLKEVNLVTRKSPKSLGKDIDGEEVLFEGKASEAVKQFPLNINVAATISMACNSDIHVKIIADPKVDRNVHEITAKGDFGEFKTTTMNFPCEANPKTSMLAALSAIKLLKSFNETISVGI, encoded by the coding sequence ATGAAAGTAGGTATTATAGGATGCGGAGCTATTGCCAATATTATTACAAATAGTATAGTTTCAGAAGAAAACGGCATTGAAATTGCATACTTTTTTGATAAGGATGTTGAAAGAGCAGAAAACCTAGCAAGATTTGCCGGTGGTGTGGCGATTATTAATTTTAATGACATGCTGAATGATGTGGATTTAATTTTAGAATGTGCTTCGCCGGATTCTGTTAAGAAGTACGCTCCAATTGTTTTAGAAAAAGGTATTGATATGGTTATCATGAGTATTGGGGCATTTATGGATGCTGAATTTCATAGCAATGTTTTAAAAATAGCTAAAAGGAATTGCGCTAAAATACATTTGCCTTCAGGTGCCGTTGTTGGTTTGGATGGAATTAAGGCCGTTGCGAATTTCGGTCTTAAAGAGGTTAATCTTGTAACCCGCAAATCTCCAAAATCACTTGGAAAAGATATTGATGGTGAGGAAGTTTTATTTGAAGGAAAAGCTTCTGAAGCGGTTAAGCAGTTCCCATTAAACATTAATGTTGCAGCAACAATAAGTATGGCATGCAATTCCGATATTCATGTAAAAATCATTGCCGATCCGAAAGTCGACAGGAACGTTCATGAAATCACTGCAAAAGGGGACTTTGGTGAATTTAAAACAACAACTATGAATTTCCCTTGTGAAGCTAATCCTAAAACAAGCATGCTTGCAGCACTCTCAGCAATTAAATTGCTTAAAAGTTTTAATGAAACTATTAGTGTGGGAATCTGA